The DNA window GTGCAGCACGGCCACGCGGCGCAGGCCCTCGGGCACCGGCCCCATGTCGCAGGCGGGGTAGTTCACGGAGTTCATGATGTTGCCGTTCTCCAGGTAGTCCATGAGCTCGCGCACGGCCATGGCGGCGCAGTTGTCCTCGGCCTCCTCGGTGGACGCGCCCAGATGCGGCAGCACCACGGCGCCCTCCATCTGCATGACGGCGGGGTTCGCGAAGTCGGTGATGTAGGCGCGCACCTTGCCCGACGCCAGCGCGGCGGCCATGGCCTCGTCGTTCACCAGCGTGTCGCGCGAGAAGTTCAGGAACACCGCGCCGTCCTTCATAAGCGAGCAGGCGCGCTCGTCGATCATGCCCTTGGTCTTGTCCATGGCGGGCACGTGGATGGTGATGAAATCGCAGTCGCGCAGCACGTCGTCGAGGTTCGTCGCGTGGTGCACGGCGCTCGACAGGCGCCACGCCGCGCCCACCGACACGAACGGGTCGTAGCCGTACACGTCCATGCCTAGGTCGATGGCCACGTTGGCCACCTCGGCGCCGATGGCGCCCAGGCCGATGACGCCCAGCTTCTTACCCTTTATCTCGCCGCCGGCGAACTGCTTCTTCGCCTTCTCCACGTCCTTGGCGATGGTGGGGGAGTCGGCGTTGGCGCGGCACCACTCGATGCCCGCCACAATGCCGCGGCTTGCCAGCAGCATAGCGCAGATGACCAGCTCCTTCACGGCGTTGGCGTTGGCACCGGGGGTGTTGAACACCACGATGCCCGCCTCGGCGCAGCGGTCGAGCGGGATGTTGTTCACGCCCGCGCCCGCACGCGCGATGGCGCGCAGCTCGGAGCCGAACTCCATGTCGTGCATGGCGGCGCTGCGCACCAGGATGCCGTCGGCCTGCGAGGCGTCGTCCACCAGCTGGTAGTCGTCGGTGAGCAGGTCGGTTCCGTGGCTGGAGATGTTGTTGAGGCAGTGGATCTGGCGCATGGCGGCTCCTTCGAGATGAAGCGCGGCGGGATGCGCGAACCTCCCGCCGGCGAATTTGTCACAACATACTATAGTGCGCTTCGTCGAGAGCCATTGTCAACAAAAACCAAGCGGCCGTGCACTTTATCCCGGTAAAGCGCACAGGATGAGGCGCGCGGCCGCCGAAGTGCCTAGCTTTGCGTGGAGAGGAACGTGGGCAGCGACATCTGCTCTATCTGGTCCTGTAGCTCCTCCAGTTCGTCGACGTGCTGGTCCTCGTCGTTCAGGATCTCTTGCAGCACGTCGCGCGTGGCGTAGTCGAGCACCTGCCCGGCCAGCACGATGGCCTGGTTGTAGTCGCGCACGGTGTCCAGCTCGAGCGCGTGGTCGTTGTCCACCTGCTGGGGCACCTCGGCGCCGATGCGGATCTCGTTAAGGTTCGACACGATGGGCGTGCCCTCCAGAAACAGGATGCGCTCGATGAGCTTCTCGGCATGGCGCATCTCGGTGATGGCCCGCTGCTCGAAGCTCTCGTGCAGCTTCCCGTAGCCCCAGTCCTCGCACATCTCGGCGTGCACCATGTACTGGTTGATGGCGGTCAGCTCGCTGGCGAGCAGGTCGTTCAGCGCGTCGATGAGTTCTTGGTTTCCTTTCACGGCAGTGCTCCTTCCAAACGTGGCAGCGGGCCGCGTCCGGGCCCGTGCGCACGATTGTAGGCGCAAGGATGAGGCGGGGCGTCCGTTTATGCGAACCGTCGACGTCCCGTCGCCGCCCCGTCAGGAAGCGGGGGGGGGGTGAGGCCGCTTCGACGCGAGGATTGGCCGATCCGCTGTTAAACCAAGATTGACATGCCGCATCTTGTCATCCTGAGCGAGCGAAGCGAGTCGAAGGATCCCGCGCGGTGTCAACTGGAAGTCCTCCTGCTGGCGCCGCACGGGATCCTTCGACTCCGCGCTTCGCGCTCCGCTCAGGATGACAAGATGCGGGTTGATCTGCGGCATGTCAATCTTGGTTTAACAGCGGATTGGCCGATTTCTGGCCAGAATTTTCGAAATATGTACGCGAGGCAGGGAGGACGG is part of the Arabiibacter massiliensis genome and encodes:
- a CDS encoding phosphoglycerate dehydrogenase produces the protein MRQIHCLNNISSHGTDLLTDDYQLVDDASQADGILVRSAAMHDMEFGSELRAIARAGAGVNNIPLDRCAEAGIVVFNTPGANANAVKELVICAMLLASRGIVAGIEWCRANADSPTIAKDVEKAKKQFAGGEIKGKKLGVIGLGAIGAEVANVAIDLGMDVYGYDPFVSVGAAWRLSSAVHHATNLDDVLRDCDFITIHVPAMDKTKGMIDERACSLMKDGAVFLNFSRDTLVNDEAMAAALASGKVRAYITDFANPAVMQMEGAVVLPHLGASTEEAEDNCAAMAVRELMDYLENGNIMNSVNYPACDMGPVPEGLRRVAVLHANVPNAIAQITNVFGDAGVNIENMANKSRGDSAYTLLDVDAGTPGHPDDAIERLKAIEGVRRVRVVK
- the bfr gene encoding bacterioferritin; protein product: MKGNQELIDALNDLLASELTAINQYMVHAEMCEDWGYGKLHESFEQRAITEMRHAEKLIERILFLEGTPIVSNLNEIRIGAEVPQQVDNDHALELDTVRDYNQAIVLAGQVLDYATRDVLQEILNDEDQHVDELEELQDQIEQMSLPTFLSTQS